One Amycolatopsis sp. NBC_00355 genomic window carries:
- a CDS encoding phytoene desaturase family protein, with amino-acid sequence MSTEAADAVVIGAGHNGLVAANMLADAGWSVLVLEATDRPGGAVQTAEVTEPGFHMDLFSSFYPLGAVSPAIRGLGLEDHGLRWRHAPDVLAHVLPDDRCAVLSRDLDRTAASVDEFAPGDGAAWRALAAQWQELREPLLAALFAPFPPVRPALKLLRRTGTADALRLARTLTLPARRFGEEVFAGEGARLLLAGNAAHSDLSVDNAGSAVFGWLLAMIGQDTGFPAPAGGAGELTAALVRRLESRGGKVHCGRPVREVLVAGGRALGVRDAAGDPVRARRAVLADVPAPLLYGELVGAEWLPSRLVDDLRRFEWDSATVKVNWALSGRVPWTAEGARGAGTVHLGTDLDGLSAFGGELARGRTPRRPFLLFGQMTTTDPDRSPPGTEAAWAYTHVPRGAMAARGALERRVKRIEETIEAHAPGFAALVENRYVQGPAELAEHNPGLVGGAINAGTTAIHQQLFFRPVPGTGRADTPVDRLFLAGASAHPGGAVHGGPGANAARAALARAGKLGGGYAAVIRAAHRAIYG; translated from the coding sequence GTGAGCACGGAAGCCGCCGATGCGGTGGTGATCGGCGCCGGTCACAACGGCCTGGTCGCGGCCAACATGCTGGCCGACGCCGGCTGGTCGGTGCTGGTCCTGGAGGCGACGGACCGGCCGGGCGGCGCGGTCCAGACCGCCGAGGTCACCGAGCCCGGCTTCCACATGGACCTGTTCAGCTCGTTCTACCCGCTCGGCGCGGTGTCGCCGGCGATCCGGGGCCTCGGGCTCGAAGACCACGGCCTGCGGTGGCGGCACGCGCCGGACGTGCTCGCGCACGTGCTGCCGGACGACCGGTGCGCCGTGCTCTCGCGGGACCTCGACCGCACCGCGGCCTCGGTCGACGAGTTCGCGCCGGGTGACGGCGCCGCGTGGCGAGCGTTGGCCGCGCAGTGGCAGGAGCTGCGGGAGCCGTTGCTGGCCGCGTTGTTCGCGCCGTTCCCGCCGGTGCGTCCGGCGCTGAAACTGTTGCGGCGCACCGGTACGGCCGACGCGTTGCGCTTGGCGCGGACGCTGACGCTGCCGGCGCGCCGGTTCGGCGAAGAGGTGTTCGCGGGGGAGGGGGCGCGGCTGCTGCTGGCCGGGAACGCCGCGCACAGCGACCTTTCCGTGGACAACGCGGGCAGCGCGGTGTTCGGCTGGCTGCTGGCGATGATCGGGCAGGACACCGGTTTCCCGGCGCCCGCGGGTGGCGCGGGGGAGCTGACCGCGGCTTTGGTGCGGCGTTTGGAATCCCGTGGCGGAAAAGTCCATTGTGGACGTCCGGTGCGGGAGGTCCTGGTCGCCGGCGGCCGGGCGCTGGGGGTCCGCGACGCCGCGGGTGACCCGGTCCGGGCACGCCGCGCGGTGCTCGCGGACGTGCCTGCGCCGTTGTTGTACGGCGAACTGGTGGGCGCGGAGTGGCTGCCGTCGCGGCTGGTCGACGACCTGCGCCGGTTCGAGTGGGACAGCGCGACGGTGAAGGTGAACTGGGCGTTGTCCGGCCGGGTCCCGTGGACGGCCGAGGGCGCGCGCGGCGCGGGCACGGTCCACCTCGGCACGGACCTGGACGGCCTCTCGGCGTTCGGCGGCGAACTGGCCCGCGGCCGGACGCCGCGACGTCCGTTCCTGCTGTTCGGCCAGATGACGACGACCGACCCGGACCGCTCGCCGCCGGGCACCGAAGCGGCGTGGGCGTACACGCACGTACCGCGCGGTGCGATGGCGGCGCGAGGGGCGCTGGAGCGGCGGGTCAAGCGGATCGAGGAGACGATCGAGGCTCACGCGCCGGGGTTCGCGGCCCTGGTCGAGAACCGGTACGTGCAGGGCCCGGCAGAGCTGGCGGAGCACAACCCGGGCCTGGTCGGCGGCGCGATCAACGCGGGCACGACGGCGATCCACCAGCAGCTGTTCTTCCGCCCGGTCCCGGGCACGGGCCGAGCCGACACCCCCGTCGACCGCCTGTTCCTGGCGGGCGCCTCGGCCCACCCGGGCGGAGCGGTCCACGGCGGCCCCGGAGCCAACGCGGCCCGCGCGGCGCTGGCCCGAGCCGGAAAACTGGGCGGCGGTTACGCGGCGGTGATCCGCGCGGCCCACCGGGCGATCTACGGCTGA
- a CDS encoding phosphoribosyltransferase, whose amino-acid sequence MSSSQVFADREAGGRRLARALAGRTWTDPLVLGLARGGMPVAAVVARWLGAELDVAVARKIGAPGRPEFGVGAVTPHGPAIYSEESLRILHLTAGELARTENRERAEARRRLERYRGGRAPVVCAGRDVILVDDGLATGVTARAALRDLRAGNPLTMVFAAPVCAPGAAALLPEADDVVSVFEPPEFRAVGQWYADFRQTRDEEVLALLAR is encoded by the coding sequence GTGTCCTCGTCGCAGGTTTTCGCCGACCGCGAGGCCGGCGGGCGGCGGCTGGCGCGTGCGCTCGCGGGCCGGACCTGGACCGATCCGCTCGTGCTCGGCCTCGCCCGGGGCGGGATGCCGGTGGCGGCCGTCGTCGCCCGATGGCTCGGCGCCGAACTGGACGTCGCGGTCGCGCGGAAGATCGGCGCGCCGGGGCGGCCGGAGTTCGGCGTCGGCGCGGTCACGCCGCACGGCCCGGCCATCTACTCCGAGGAGAGCCTCCGGATCCTGCACCTCACCGCCGGGGAGCTGGCCCGGACGGAAAACCGCGAACGGGCCGAAGCGCGGCGCCGGCTGGAGCGCTACCGCGGCGGCCGGGCGCCGGTCGTCTGCGCCGGTCGTGACGTCATCCTCGTCGACGACGGGCTCGCCACCGGCGTCACCGCCCGGGCCGCGCTGCGTGACCTGCGGGCCGGCAACCCCCTGACCATGGTTTTCGCCGCACCCGTGTGCGCTCCGGGAGCCGCCGCATTGCTGCCCGAAGCGGACGACGTCGTCTCCGTCTTCGAACCGCCGGAGTTTCGCGCCGTCGGCCAGTGGTACGCCGATTTCCGCCAGACCCGGGACGAGGAGGTGCTCGCCCTGCTCGCCCGGTGA
- the htpG gene encoding molecular chaperone HtpG, with amino-acid sequence MTTPIETLEFQSEARQLLQLMIHSIYSNKDTFLRELVSNASDALDKLRLESYRDKDLVADTSDLHITIESDPAGRTLTVRDNGIGMTRDDVVALIGTIAKSGTADFLAKLKEAKDAAASQDLIGQFGVGFYASFMVADKVTLVTRHAGSAEGVRWESAGEGTYTIEPVEDAPQGTAVTLHLKPEDTEDALYDYTSPAKIREIVKKYSDFITWPIRMTADAVPAAEGEEPAEPAVETVNSMKALWARSSSEVTETEYSEFYKHVSHDWQDPLETIRLQAEGTFEYQALLFLPSHAPMDLFLRERKRGVQLYVKRVFIMDDCESLVPEYLRFVKGVVDAQDLSLNVSREILQQDRQIQLIRRRLVKKVLSTVKSMMSSDAEKYATFWREFGRAVKEGLLDDFENREAILEISSFPSTHDAEKPTSLREYVERMKEGQEHIYYMTGESRSAVENSPHMEAFAAKGYEVLVLTDPIDEMWVDAVPGFDGKQFQSIAKGQVDLDSDEDKKATEVAREQQQKDFEGLLSWMGTSLGEDVKEVRLSSRLTTSPACIVGDTHDLTPTLEKMYRAMGQELPPIKRILELNPEHALVTGLREAHASRPEDEGLAETAELLYGMALLAEGGELGDPARFIKLLANRLEKTL; translated from the coding sequence GTGACCACCCCGATCGAGACGCTCGAGTTCCAGTCCGAGGCGCGTCAGCTGCTCCAGCTGATGATCCATTCGATCTATTCGAACAAGGACACGTTCCTGCGGGAGCTCGTGTCGAACGCGTCGGACGCGCTCGACAAGCTGAGGCTGGAGTCGTACCGCGACAAGGACCTCGTCGCCGACACGTCCGACCTGCACATCACGATCGAGTCGGACCCGGCCGGGCGCACGCTGACGGTGCGGGACAACGGCATCGGCATGACCCGCGACGACGTCGTCGCCCTCATCGGCACGATCGCCAAGTCCGGCACCGCCGACTTCCTCGCCAAGCTCAAGGAAGCGAAGGACGCCGCCGCGTCGCAGGACCTGATCGGCCAGTTCGGCGTCGGCTTCTACGCGAGCTTCATGGTCGCCGACAAGGTCACGCTCGTGACGCGCCACGCGGGCAGCGCCGAGGGCGTCCGCTGGGAGTCCGCGGGTGAAGGCACCTACACGATCGAGCCGGTCGAGGACGCACCGCAGGGCACCGCGGTCACCCTGCACCTCAAGCCGGAGGACACCGAAGACGCCCTGTACGACTACACGTCCCCGGCGAAGATCCGGGAGATCGTGAAGAAGTACTCGGACTTCATCACCTGGCCGATCCGGATGACCGCCGACGCGGTGCCGGCCGCCGAGGGCGAAGAGCCCGCCGAGCCGGCGGTCGAGACGGTGAACTCGATGAAGGCCCTGTGGGCGCGCTCGTCGAGCGAGGTGACCGAGACCGAGTACAGCGAGTTCTACAAGCACGTCAGCCACGACTGGCAGGACCCGCTCGAAACGATCCGGCTGCAGGCCGAGGGCACGTTCGAGTACCAGGCGCTGCTGTTCCTGCCATCGCACGCGCCGATGGACCTATTCCTGCGCGAGCGCAAGCGCGGCGTGCAGCTCTACGTCAAGCGCGTGTTCATCATGGACGACTGCGAGTCGCTCGTCCCCGAGTACCTGCGGTTCGTCAAGGGCGTCGTCGACGCGCAGGACCTCTCGCTCAACGTGTCGCGGGAGATCCTGCAGCAGGACCGCCAGATCCAGCTGATCCGCCGCCGGCTGGTCAAGAAGGTCCTCTCGACGGTCAAGTCGATGATGTCGTCCGACGCCGAGAAGTACGCGACGTTCTGGCGCGAGTTCGGCCGCGCGGTCAAGGAAGGCCTGCTCGACGACTTCGAGAACCGCGAGGCGATCCTCGAGATCTCGTCGTTCCCCTCGACGCACGACGCCGAGAAGCCGACCTCGCTGCGCGAGTACGTCGAGCGCATGAAGGAAGGCCAGGAGCACATCTACTACATGACCGGCGAGTCCCGGTCGGCCGTCGAGAACTCGCCGCACATGGAGGCGTTCGCGGCCAAGGGCTACGAGGTGCTGGTGCTCACCGACCCGATCGACGAGATGTGGGTCGACGCGGTGCCGGGCTTCGACGGCAAGCAGTTCCAGTCCATCGCGAAGGGCCAGGTCGACCTGGACTCGGACGAGGACAAGAAGGCCACCGAGGTCGCCCGCGAACAGCAGCAGAAGGACTTCGAGGGCCTGCTGTCGTGGATGGGGACGTCGCTGGGCGAGGACGTCAAGGAGGTCCGGCTCTCGTCGCGGCTGACGACGTCGCCCGCCTGCATCGTCGGCGACACCCACGACCTGACCCCGACGCTCGAGAAGATGTACCGCGCGATGGGCCAGGAGCTGCCGCCGATCAAGCGGATCCTGGAGCTCAACCCGGAGCACGCCCTGGTCACCGGCCTGCGCGAGGCGCACGCTTCGCGGCCGGAAGACGAGGGGCTGGCCGAGACGGCCGAGCTGCTCTACGGCATGGCGCTGCTCGCCGAAGGCGGCGAACTGGGCGACCCGGCCCGCTTCATCAAGCTGCTGGCGAACCGGCTCGAGAAGACCCTCTGA
- a CDS encoding DUF6292 family protein, whose product MAERDGLGAPALGLRQYLLAVASKLDAPAWFCEVEVPATAYLALERRLDRFPDHETALLWDEQDGWAAAVESSTGEDMVVLAYLGEDLLPQPCAVAAFVRELYGDSYPGRPDPPDFRSPGSADGFDERLAAYAGKSVCLREGQA is encoded by the coding sequence ATGGCGGAACGGGACGGACTCGGCGCACCGGCGCTCGGGCTGCGGCAGTATCTGCTTGCGGTCGCGAGCAAGCTCGACGCGCCCGCCTGGTTCTGCGAGGTCGAGGTGCCCGCCACCGCCTACCTGGCGCTGGAACGGCGTCTCGACCGATTCCCGGACCACGAGACGGCGCTGCTGTGGGACGAGCAGGACGGCTGGGCGGCGGCGGTCGAGTCGTCGACCGGCGAGGACATGGTGGTGCTGGCCTACCTGGGTGAGGACCTGCTGCCCCAGCCGTGCGCCGTCGCGGCGTTCGTCCGTGAGCTCTACGGTGACAGCTACCCGGGGCGCCCCGACCCGCCGGACTTCCGCAGTCCCGGCAGCGCGGACGGCTTCGACGAGCGTCTCGCCGCCTACGCCGGGAAGAGCGTCTGCCTGCGGGAAGGCCAGGCCTGA